A genomic region of Desulfosarcina ovata subsp. ovata contains the following coding sequences:
- a CDS encoding methyl-accepting chemotaxis protein, with protein MKLKWKNLRLNKKFLVGFGSVLLFLFFVEVLATTGIGRIVGNAKEVIQGNQIDALLAQREVDHLNWANKVNELLTDENVTSLDVEKDDHQCAFGKWLHSEDREQVERLVPSLAPLLKEIEEPHRKLHHSAIEIDKQFQPADLELGNFLREQKINHLAWAHSVKDVFVDTSLSEIKAETDPAKCSLGRWLHSAETAALRQTDTQFAALLDALEAPHRKLHESASTIQEMINQSRRNEAGNFYMNHTKSLAVECLAKIDDVLHWHDKKVQGMKAANAIYANQTVPALHQTQTLLHDLRKEAKNHIMTDVSMLNAAQKTRITVLTFGLVAFGFGIVLAFVIARGIIRPMQKGVELAQSVAQGDLTVTIDLDQEDEIGMLVKAMNGMSATLRKVMTDMVQGVETLSSSSTELSAISEQMTQGITDVSDKSNTVSAAAEEMSANMNNVAAAMEESATNTNMVATAAEQMSATIGEIAQNAEKARSISDEAAHKASGASTNMDQLGEAANSIGKVIETITDISEQVNLLALNATIEAARAGEAGKGFAVVANEIKELAKQTAAATQDIKEKIGAIQGTTSTTVGQISEITNVIEDVNDLVANIATAVEEQSTATKDIATNVAQASQGIQEVNENVNQSSTVSTEISQDIAGVSVSMNEMSTSSSQVNLSAQELSKLSESLKQMVDQFKV; from the coding sequence ATGAAATTAAAATGGAAAAATTTACGGTTGAACAAAAAGTTTCTTGTCGGATTCGGTTCGGTCTTATTATTTTTATTTTTCGTCGAGGTACTGGCCACAACCGGCATTGGTCGTATCGTCGGTAACGCTAAGGAGGTTATACAGGGGAATCAAATCGATGCCCTACTGGCACAGCGGGAGGTTGACCATCTGAACTGGGCCAACAAGGTAAACGAACTACTTACGGATGAAAATGTAACGTCCCTCGATGTTGAAAAAGACGACCATCAATGCGCTTTCGGCAAATGGCTCCATAGCGAGGATCGCGAGCAGGTGGAAAGGCTGGTTCCATCCTTGGCGCCGCTGCTCAAGGAAATCGAGGAGCCGCATCGAAAGCTTCACCACTCCGCCATCGAAATCGACAAACAGTTCCAGCCTGCGGATCTTGAGTTGGGAAATTTTCTCAGGGAACAAAAAATCAACCATCTGGCGTGGGCCCACAGCGTAAAAGATGTTTTTGTCGACACATCATTGTCTGAGATCAAGGCCGAAACGGATCCTGCAAAGTGCAGCTTGGGCCGATGGTTGCATTCCGCCGAAACCGCCGCGTTAAGACAAACGGACACTCAATTTGCCGCTCTCCTGGATGCGCTTGAAGCCCCTCACAGAAAGCTTCACGAAAGTGCATCAACCATTCAGGAAATGATCAATCAAAGCCGTCGTAATGAGGCGGGTAATTTTTACATGAACCATACCAAATCACTGGCCGTTGAATGTCTCGCCAAAATAGACGATGTTTTGCATTGGCATGATAAAAAGGTACAAGGCATGAAAGCTGCCAACGCAATCTATGCCAATCAGACGGTCCCGGCCCTTCACCAAACCCAGACACTTTTGCACGACCTTCGCAAAGAGGCCAAGAACCATATCATGACCGATGTCAGTATGCTCAATGCCGCCCAAAAAACCCGGATTACGGTACTGACTTTCGGGCTTGTCGCTTTCGGATTTGGCATTGTACTGGCCTTCGTCATTGCCCGAGGAATTATCCGCCCCATGCAGAAGGGCGTTGAACTGGCCCAGTCGGTGGCCCAGGGTGATCTCACAGTGACCATCGACCTGGATCAGGAAGACGAAATCGGGATGCTGGTCAAAGCCATGAACGGTATGTCTGCAACCCTCAGGAAGGTAATGACGGATATGGTCCAGGGCGTCGAGACCCTCTCCTCCTCATCCACAGAACTGTCCGCCATCTCCGAACAAATGACCCAGGGCATCACCGATGTCTCCGACAAGTCCAACACCGTTTCCGCGGCTGCCGAGGAGATGAGCGCCAATATGAACAACGTAGCCGCGGCCATGGAAGAGTCGGCCACCAACACCAACATGGTGGCCACCGCGGCCGAGCAGATGTCCGCCACCATCGGCGAGATCGCCCAGAACGCCGAAAAAGCCAGGAGCATCTCCGACGAGGCGGCTCATAAAGCCTCCGGCGCTTCCACGAACATGGACCAGCTGGGCGAGGCGGCCAATTCCATCGGCAAAGTGATCGAAACCATCACCGACATCAGCGAGCAGGTCAACCTGCTGGCCTTGAACGCCACCATCGAGGCGGCCCGGGCCGGCGAGGCGGGCAAGGGGTTCGCCGTGGTGGCCAACGAGATCAAGGAACTGGCCAAGCAGACCGCCGCCGCCACTCAGGACATCAAGGAGAAGATTGGGGCGATTCAGGGTACCACGTCCACCACCGTGGGGCAGATCAGCGAAATCACCAATGTGATCGAGGATGTCAACGACTTGGTGGCCAATATCGCCACCGCCGTCGAGGAGCAGTCTACCGCTACCAAGGACATCGCCACCAACGTGGCCCAGGCCTCCCAGGGCATCCAGGAGGTCAACGAGAACGTCAACCAGAGCTCAACCGTCTCAACGGAGATCTCCCAGGATATCGCCGGGGTCAGTGTCTCCATGAACGAGATGTCCACCAGCAGCAGTCAGGTCAACCTCAGTGCCCAGGAACTGTCCAAACTGTCGGAAAGCCTCAAACAGATGGTCGATCAGTTCAAGGTCTGA
- a CDS encoding methyl-accepting chemotaxis protein, producing the protein MKINLHSISSKLIIGGLIAVMIPLIVVGYLSYSKSQVALMELSKHQAQSVASDLSRLTRNAIQAELEKTRLLASQKKIIKLSETVAHSGVQANISLVEEVFADLGVAFRNMGNHYQGIFIANADGEVYTGVLENGGEYKEINVRNTDYFQIVRREGKAVLSNMVLSKSTGKPIAVACAPIKAKNGKFIGAFGSVIHADYFTKIVSNRKIGETGYGFMSDATGLCIAHPKPENILKTNFTHIKEMDAISRRMKAQETGVEEYEFQGIHKIAGFAPVGINGWTIGATQNQDEFLAASHAIRNANIIVTVMAGMIVAVIVLFAARSIVLPINAAVAGLKDIAQGEGDLTMRLQVSSRDEVGELAKWFNTFIEKLQGIIKDIAGGVETLSSSSTELSAISEQMTQGVETVTDKSNTVSAAAEEMSTNVNNVAAAMEQSSTNTNMVATAAEQMSATIGEIAQNAEKARGISDEAAHKATSASTNMDQLGAAANDIGKVIETITDISEQVNLLALNATIEAARAGEAGKGFAVVANEIKELAKQTAEATGDIKEKIEGIQGTTNMTVGQISEITNVIREVNEVVASIATAVEEQSAATRDIATNVAQASQGIQEVNENVNQSSSVSSEISQDIAEVSVSMNEMSTSSSQVNLSAQELSKLSESLKQMVDQFKV; encoded by the coding sequence ATGAAAATCAACCTGCACTCCATCTCATCCAAACTCATTATCGGCGGTCTAATCGCGGTGATGATCCCGCTGATCGTTGTGGGGTATCTCTCTTATTCCAAATCCCAGGTGGCCCTAATGGAGCTGTCCAAGCACCAGGCCCAGAGCGTTGCCTCGGATCTTTCCAGGCTAACCCGCAATGCTATCCAGGCCGAGCTGGAAAAAACCCGTCTCCTGGCCAGCCAGAAAAAAATTATAAAGCTGAGTGAAACCGTCGCGCATTCCGGCGTTCAGGCCAACATATCGTTGGTTGAAGAAGTATTTGCCGATTTGGGTGTTGCGTTTCGCAATATGGGTAATCACTACCAGGGCATTTTTATCGCCAACGCCGATGGTGAAGTGTATACCGGCGTTCTGGAAAATGGCGGGGAATATAAAGAAATCAATGTCCGTAACACGGATTATTTTCAAATTGTACGACGCGAGGGCAAGGCAGTATTGAGCAACATGGTGCTGTCGAAAAGCACCGGCAAACCCATCGCCGTGGCCTGTGCTCCGATCAAAGCCAAAAACGGCAAATTTATAGGTGCATTTGGGTCCGTGATCCACGCGGACTATTTCACCAAGATCGTGTCAAACCGTAAAATCGGTGAGACGGGCTATGGCTTCATGTCCGATGCGACCGGCCTTTGCATCGCCCATCCCAAGCCGGAAAATATCCTCAAAACAAACTTTACCCATATCAAGGAGATGGATGCCATCAGCCGCCGGATGAAGGCCCAGGAGACCGGTGTGGAAGAGTATGAATTCCAAGGGATCCACAAAATTGCCGGCTTCGCCCCGGTGGGCATCAACGGCTGGACCATCGGCGCCACCCAAAACCAGGACGAGTTCCTGGCCGCCTCCCATGCCATCCGCAACGCCAACATCATCGTCACCGTTATGGCCGGCATGATCGTGGCCGTGATCGTCCTGTTTGCCGCGCGCTCCATCGTGCTCCCCATTAACGCCGCGGTGGCCGGCCTCAAGGACATCGCCCAGGGCGAGGGCGATTTGACCATGCGTCTCCAGGTGAGCAGCCGCGACGAGGTGGGCGAACTGGCCAAGTGGTTCAATACCTTTATTGAAAAGCTGCAGGGCATCATCAAGGATATTGCCGGCGGAGTCGAGACGCTCTCCTCTTCTTCAACGGAACTGTCCGCCATCTCTGAGCAGATGACCCAGGGCGTCGAAACCGTGACGGACAAATCCAACACCGTTTCCGCCGCCGCCGAGGAGATGAGCACCAACGTGAACAACGTGGCTGCGGCCATGGAACAGTCGTCAACCAACACCAACATGGTGGCCACCGCCGCCGAGCAGATGTCCGCCACCATCGGCGAAATCGCTCAGAACGCCGAAAAGGCCCGCGGCATCTCTGACGAAGCCGCCCACAAGGCCACCAGCGCCTCCACCAACATGGATCAGCTGGGCGCGGCGGCCAATGACATCGGCAAGGTGATCGAGACCATCACCGACATCAGCGAACAGGTCAACCTGCTGGCCTTAAACGCCACCATTGAGGCCGCCCGTGCCGGCGAGGCGGGCAAGGGATTTGCCGTGGTGGCCAACGAAATCAAGGAACTGGCCAAGCAGACCGCCGAGGCCACCGGAGACATCAAGGAGAAAATCGAGGGCATCCAGGGCACCACGAATATGACCGTAGGCCAAATCAGCGAAATCACCAATGTGATCAGGGAGGTCAACGAGGTCGTGGCCTCCATCGCCACAGCCGTGGAAGAACAATCCGCCGCCACCCGGGATATCGCTACGAACGTGGCCCAGGCCTCCCAGGGTATCCAGGAGGTCAACGAGAATGTCAACCAGAGCTCTTCCGTCTCATCCGAGATTTCCCAGGATATCGCTGAGGTCAGTGTCTCCATGAACGAAATGTCCACCAGTAGCAGTCAGGTTAACCTGTCGGCCCAGGAACTGTCCAAGCTGTCGGAAAGCCTCAAGCAAATGGTCGATCAGTTCAAAGTGTAA